In the Desulfomonile tiedjei genome, CAGGATGGGCGCCGTATCGAGGTCGAGTTCGTGAGCAATATCTACCAGGTCGGCCAAAAGCGGACGATCCAGTGCAATATCCGCGACAATTCGCAGCGCAAACAAGCGGAAAAAGACGGGCTCGAATTGGAAGCCCGGCTCAAGCAGGCTCAAAAAATGGCCGCCATTGCCACATTGGCCGGTGGGATCGCCCATCAATTCAATAATGCCCTTTTCGTGATCACCGCCAGTCTCGAGCTGCTCGAGATGAAGGCACCTCAAAATGCAGATAGTGCAACCTACATCGAAACGATGAAAACCTCCGCATTCAGGATGGCCCAGCTTACGAGCCAGTTACTCGATTATGCCAGGGGCGGGAGTTATCAAGTCAAACCCGTTTCGCTGAGCGATCTCGTGCGGGAAAAACTCCCCTTGCTCCAGCGCGACCTTAAATCTTCTATACAGGTAGAGACCCATTTGCAAAGCGATGTCTGGAAAATCAAAGCGGATTCAACCCAAATGCGAGCGGTGCTGTCGGCGCTGGTGACCAACTCCATCGAGGCGATGAATGGTGAAGGTCGCATTAAGATCGTCTGCCGAAACGAAGTGCTATCGGCAACAGAAACGAAAAGCGTTCCGGTTCTGGCGCCCGGGCGATACGTCAGCATGGTCATCGAAGACAACGGCAAGGGCATGGATGAAGAAACACGCAAACGAGCCTTCGAACCATTCTTCACGACCAAATTTGTCGGGCGCGGGCTTGGGCTGGCCGCGGTGTATGGCATCGTCAAAAACCATGACGGCTGGATCGCGCTCGAGTCGCAGTTGGGCCGGGGGACCATGGTGCGTATTCACTTCCCGGTCGTTCTCGAGGCCAGGGAAGAAAAAACGTGCGAGTCAGAAGCAGCCAAACCGGCGCGCGGTAGTCGCTTAGAGCGTCCTCGCGAGGCGCCCGCTTATGCGCAATCGCGGTAGAGGATACTCACGAGGGATCACGGAGCGGGCATGGGTTACGTGTCTCCCTCGCTTACTCGTCGGCTTTTGTCGGAAAATAGGGTGAAAGAAGCAAATGCAGCCAATCGTTTCCGAAAATTTCAATAGCATCCTGGGTTCGGTGCGTGAACCTTTGATAATGCTCGACTCGGACCTGAACGTGGTCAAGGCCAACCCTTCCTTTTACCGCACCTTCGACGCCGACCCCGATCAGACCGAGGGGCTGTCGATCTACGACCTGGGCAACCGGCAATGGGACATCCCCAAGCTCAGGGTGCTGCTGGAAGAGATCCTTCCCCAAAATTCCATATTCAATGACTTCGAGGTGGAGCATACCTTCGAGACCATCGGTCCAAAGATAATGCATCTGAATGCCAGGCGGATTTACCGGGAGCCGAATCAAACCCCGCTTATTCTGTTGGCCATCGAGGATGTGACCGAGCGTGAATATTATAAAAGACATCTTGAGGAGATCGTCGAAAAGCGAACGACCGAACTCAGAGCGGCCCAGCAAGAGGCGGAAAAAAGCAGACATCTGGCG is a window encoding:
- a CDS encoding PAS domain S-box protein, translated to MGSLQERIDKRDIGPSSNEVDEALRASEARYRRLFEAAKDGILIIDADTGRITDANPFLVNLLGYELKDFIGKALWDFGPFKDIQASESAFRDLMSNGYIRYEHLPLETQDGRRIEVEFVSNIYQVGQKRTIQCNIRDNSQRKQAEKDGLELEARLKQAQKMAAIATLAGGIAHQFNNALFVITASLELLEMKAPQNADSATYIETMKTSAFRMAQLTSQLLDYARGGSYQVKPVSLSDLVREKLPLLQRDLKSSIQVETHLQSDVWKIKADSTQMRAVLSALVTNSIEAMNGEGRIKIVCRNEVLSATETKSVPVLAPGRYVSMVIEDNGKGMDEETRKRAFEPFFTTKFVGRGLGLAAVYGIVKNHDGWIALESQLGRGTMVRIHFPVVLEAREEKTCESEAAKPARGSRLERPREAPAYAQSR